The following coding sequences are from one Phycisphaeraceae bacterium window:
- a CDS encoding membrane dipeptidase translates to MRPLIDGHLDLALNALGIRRAITQPLEAIRAAEADLPRGPNRPFDTATVSLPDLRAAGAILVVTTLIARARPWRSRSGQAVGSLDFPDQDGAHAMAAAQLDYTRCLEDRNILRIITTTRDLPALDTPTPLTDDQPLPILLTFEGTDPVRDLDDLHRWHAQGVRTLMLAHFGRSTHAHGTPSEPYNHHPNDVDGPLTAEGRRLLPEIEALGMPLDLTHLSDTSLYEAIDRFGGAIYASHCGARALVPECQRNLPDEVIKTIAQRGGVIGLPLHGPYLVSDFAPETPREHCSIEHAADHLDHIAQLTGSDRHVALGTDMDGGFGLEYTPTGIDRYAELPKLGALLETRGWSDEAINRLFAGNWHRFFASHLPAS, encoded by the coding sequence TTGCGGCCCCTCATCGACGGACATCTCGACCTCGCACTCAACGCCCTGGGCATCCGCCGGGCCATCACGCAGCCCCTTGAAGCGATCCGGGCCGCCGAGGCGGATTTACCGCGCGGCCCCAACCGGCCCTTCGACACCGCCACGGTCTCCCTCCCCGATCTCCGGGCTGCGGGGGCGATCCTTGTCGTCACCACCCTGATTGCCCGGGCTCGTCCCTGGCGGTCGCGCTCCGGCCAGGCTGTCGGGTCGCTCGACTTCCCCGATCAGGACGGTGCCCACGCCATGGCGGCGGCGCAGCTCGACTACACCCGCTGCCTCGAAGATCGAAACATCCTGCGCATCATCACGACCACCCGAGACCTGCCCGCCCTCGACACGCCCACCCCGCTCACCGATGACCAGCCGCTGCCCATCCTCCTGACCTTCGAGGGCACCGACCCGGTTCGCGACCTCGATGACCTGCACCGCTGGCACGCCCAGGGTGTACGCACCCTGATGCTCGCGCACTTCGGTCGCTCGACTCACGCCCACGGCACCCCGTCGGAGCCTTACAACCATCACCCCAACGATGTCGATGGCCCGCTGACAGCGGAAGGCCGTCGGCTGCTGCCCGAGATCGAGGCGCTGGGGATGCCCCTCGACCTGACGCACCTGTCGGACACGTCGCTGTATGAGGCGATCGATCGTTTTGGCGGGGCCATCTACGCCAGCCACTGCGGGGCTCGCGCCCTGGTCCCCGAGTGCCAGCGGAATCTTCCCGATGAGGTCATCAAGACCATCGCGCAGCGCGGGGGCGTGATCGGCCTACCGCTGCACGGCCCCTACCTCGTATCTGATTTTGCACCCGAGACCCCGCGCGAGCACTGCTCGATCGAGCATGCCGCCGATCACCTGGACCACATCGCCCAGCTCACCGGCTCGGATCGCCACGTTGCGTTAGGCACTGACATGGATGGCGGGTTCGGTCTCGAATACACGCCAACGGGGATTGATCGCTACGCCGAGTTGCCGAAACTCGGCGCCCTGCTCGAAACCCGAGGCTGGAGCGATGAGGCCATCAACCGGCTCTTCGCGGGGAACTGGCACCGGTTTTTCGCTAGCCATCTGCCTGCGTCCTGA
- a CDS encoding glycoside hydrolase family 16 protein → MTTLTQAQEQVIKRMEFAGYTWGIKHTPEPAGPGPNHFSHEPTEVWVDDDGFLHLRLHERDGRWLSSEIISDWPVGYGTYEFRLAPGTEHLDPNAVLGLFTWDHHTWATDANSEIDIELTRWAEADAPNLHYSVHPTRGVEGQRHRERYRAETIDLQGEGSTHVIRWTPDRITCSSYIGDQGPDADRLIAAWSYDASNPPRTTGNPAGEVTGPITIPRPSPTTSVRINLWLLNADRQGLGDPPTDGQPVEVILTGFSYTPFDEAD, encoded by the coding sequence ATGACGACGTTGACCCAAGCTCAGGAGCAGGTCATTAAACGCATGGAGTTCGCGGGCTATACCTGGGGGATCAAGCATACCCCGGAGCCTGCGGGGCCTGGGCCCAATCACTTCTCCCACGAGCCCACCGAGGTCTGGGTGGACGACGATGGCTTTCTGCACTTGCGTCTGCACGAGCGTGACGGCCGCTGGCTTAGCAGCGAGATCATCTCAGATTGGCCCGTTGGCTACGGTACGTATGAGTTCCGACTTGCGCCAGGCACTGAACACCTCGACCCAAACGCCGTCCTGGGCCTGTTCACTTGGGACCATCACACCTGGGCCACCGACGCCAACTCCGAGATCGACATCGAACTGACCCGATGGGCAGAAGCTGATGCGCCGAATCTGCACTACTCGGTCCATCCCACGCGAGGGGTCGAGGGCCAACGGCACCGGGAGCGCTACCGGGCCGAGACCATTGATCTCCAGGGCGAGGGCTCAACGCACGTCATCCGCTGGACACCCGATCGCATCACCTGCTCCAGCTATATCGGCGACCAGGGGCCCGACGCCGATCGGCTGATCGCTGCGTGGTCGTACGACGCCAGCAACCCGCCACGCACCACAGGCAACCCGGCGGGCGAAGTAACCGGCCCCATCACCATCCCGCGTCCTAGTCCCACCACTTCGGTGCGTATCAATCTCTGGTTGCTTAACGCAGACAGACAGGGCTTGGGAGACCCGCCGACCGATGGACAGCCCGTCGAAGTCATTCTGACGGGCTTCTCGTACACGCCGTTTGATGAAGCCGACTGA
- the trxB gene encoding thioredoxin-disulfide reductase: MNDAVEPNGTDGVEKVVIIGSGPAGWTAAIYAARANLNPLVYEGFPKQTPSIVLPGGQLMLTTEVENYPGYPDGRTGPDMMGDFKKQAERFGTRVIMADIDTVDFSQRPFVLTSGETVIKAHSVIIATGATANWLGLDSEMRLAQMGGGVSACAVCDGALPAFRDQPLGVVGGGDTAMEEASYLTKFASKVYIIHRRDELRASKTMQDRVLSNPKAEVLWNKGVVEVLGEERITGVRLKDTVTGEESTLDLGGLFIAIGHTPATKFLSDSGLEFDDGGYLKVEGSGTDTNIPGVFGAGDVSDSVYRQAVTAAGMGCKAAIDAERWLADQGIE, encoded by the coding sequence ATGAATGATGCAGTTGAGCCTAACGGGACGGACGGGGTCGAGAAGGTCGTCATCATCGGCTCCGGCCCGGCGGGGTGGACGGCGGCGATCTACGCGGCCCGAGCGAACCTCAATCCGCTGGTTTATGAGGGTTTCCCCAAGCAGACGCCGTCGATCGTGCTCCCCGGCGGGCAGTTGATGCTGACGACCGAGGTCGAGAACTACCCCGGATACCCCGATGGCCGCACCGGCCCGGACATGATGGGCGATTTCAAGAAACAGGCCGAGCGATTCGGCACCCGGGTCATCATGGCGGACATCGACACGGTCGATTTCTCCCAGCGGCCCTTCGTGCTGACCTCGGGGGAGACCGTGATCAAGGCTCACAGCGTGATCATCGCGACCGGGGCGACGGCCAACTGGCTGGGACTCGACAGCGAGATGCGTCTGGCCCAGATGGGTGGCGGGGTCAGTGCCTGTGCGGTCTGCGACGGCGCGCTCCCGGCGTTCCGGGATCAGCCTCTCGGCGTCGTGGGCGGGGGCGATACCGCGATGGAAGAAGCCAGCTATCTGACCAAGTTTGCCAGCAAGGTCTACATCATCCACCGCCGTGACGAGCTGCGGGCCTCCAAGACCATGCAGGATCGCGTACTGAGCAACCCAAAGGCCGAGGTGCTCTGGAACAAAGGCGTCGTCGAGGTGCTCGGCGAAGAGCGGATCACCGGCGTCCGGCTCAAGGACACCGTGACGGGCGAGGAATCGACGCTGGACCTCGGCGGCCTGTTCATCGCCATCGGGCATACCCCCGCAACCAAGTTCCTGAGTGACTCGGGTCTCGAGTTCGACGACGGCGGGTATCTCAAGGTCGAAGGGTCCGGGACCGACACGAATATCCCTGGCGTCTTCGGCGCGGGCGATGTCAGCGACTCGGTTTACCGGCAGGCCGTCACCGCAGCCGGCATGGGCTGCAAAGCGGCCATCGACGCCGAACGCTGGCTCGCGGATCAGGGGATCGAGTAA
- a CDS encoding DUF4405 domain-containing protein: MTRNSLNGLIDLALAGLMLGLLLTGLGMAYVLPAGTGHSATLWGLSRHGWGEVHLWMSYTVVVLVGLHLAVHWGWVLITARRGVWPAAKGCPSLGTKVVTGLGAAALVIVFVLSLGWWATESVIHNERGEGWRHEVGVVQTDAQDLHADNEQRPRRRAWGEGQRSR; encoded by the coding sequence ATGACACGGAACTCACTCAATGGGCTGATTGACTTGGCCTTGGCGGGTCTGATGCTGGGGCTGCTGCTGACGGGTTTGGGGATGGCGTATGTGTTGCCCGCAGGGACGGGGCACTCGGCAACGCTCTGGGGGTTGAGTCGACACGGCTGGGGAGAGGTACATCTGTGGATGAGCTACACGGTCGTAGTGCTGGTGGGTCTGCACCTGGCGGTGCACTGGGGCTGGGTGCTGATTACAGCGCGGCGCGGCGTTTGGCCTGCGGCGAAGGGCTGCCCGTCGCTGGGGACCAAGGTTGTGACAGGCCTGGGCGCGGCGGCGCTGGTGATCGTGTTCGTGCTCAGTCTGGGTTGGTGGGCGACGGAATCGGTCATCCACAATGAGCGCGGCGAGGGCTGGCGGCATGAGGTGGGCGTGGTCCAGACCGATGCTCAGGATCTCCACGCAGATAACGAGCAACGGCCTAGGCGGAGAGCCTGGGGCGAGGGTCAGCGGAGTCGGTAG
- the ruvA gene encoding Holliday junction branch migration protein RuvA translates to MISRITGHLERVAPDRVTLRSGPMSLDVLVPAADAERLEDRLGGDITLHTLMIIDSQNQGTSFMPRLLGFATADDRAFFELFITCKGIGHRKALRAMALPASAIANAITHRDLPTLQRLPEIGKRTAETIIATLSGKVDRFTLPDPDRPAVPTKPLASPSGLSGPAEEAAGILIRLGEQRATAEVLIDRALKAEPDADSPDAILAAVYRLR, encoded by the coding sequence ATGATCAGCCGCATCACAGGTCATCTCGAGCGTGTCGCCCCCGACCGGGTGACCCTGCGCTCAGGCCCGATGAGCCTCGACGTCCTGGTCCCCGCCGCCGACGCCGAACGCCTCGAAGACCGCCTCGGCGGCGACATCACCCTGCACACCCTGATGATCATCGACAGCCAGAACCAGGGCACGAGCTTCATGCCCCGCCTCCTGGGCTTCGCGACCGCCGACGACCGCGCCTTCTTCGAGCTGTTTATCACCTGCAAGGGCATTGGTCACCGCAAAGCACTCCGTGCGATGGCACTACCCGCATCGGCCATCGCCAACGCCATCACCCACCGCGATCTCCCGACTCTCCAGCGGCTCCCCGAGATCGGTAAGCGCACCGCCGAGACGATCATTGCCACCCTCTCCGGCAAGGTCGATCGCTTCACCCTCCCCGACCCCGACCGACCCGCTGTCCCCACAAAACCATTGGCCTCACCGTCGGGCCTCTCCGGGCCTGCCGAGGAAGCCGCGGGGATCCTGATCCGCCTCGGCGAGCAGCGGGCGACCGCCGAAGTGCTGATCGATCGAGCCCTCAAGGCCGAGCCCGACGCCGATAGCCCCGACGCGATCCTGGCCGCGGTCTACCGACTCCGCTGA
- a CDS encoding efflux RND transporter periplasmic adaptor subunit codes for MNKQSLMLLLAAVVGLGVIADSGMGQSDEPLDFSRYEGVTRPMQQVRLSAPTDGIVDAVLIKEGAIVTVGQPLIQMDDEVQRLAAESAKLQAESTAQIERAEYAVKETEILVDRIQQSFERDAASEWEVRRTSLNRDQAKADHKLAMDNQKLAIKRYELELARLERYRIDAPFDGVVLRRLVEPGATVQREDELLIVASRSPIRADIHLPARVYGALKVGGQYRLIGSTPAPEELVGELTVVDAMIDPASQTFRCMFEIDNPDGAIPAGFVVRLGSLDPIE; via the coding sequence ATGAACAAGCAGAGCCTGATGTTGTTGCTGGCGGCGGTCGTGGGTCTTGGCGTGATCGCGGATTCCGGGATGGGTCAATCAGACGAACCGCTGGATTTTTCGAGGTACGAGGGCGTCACCCGACCGATGCAGCAGGTCAGGCTGTCGGCCCCGACAGACGGAATAGTTGACGCGGTGCTCATCAAAGAAGGGGCGATTGTCACCGTCGGGCAGCCGCTGATTCAGATGGATGATGAGGTTCAGCGGCTGGCGGCCGAATCGGCCAAGCTCCAGGCAGAGAGTACGGCTCAGATCGAGCGAGCCGAGTACGCGGTCAAGGAGACAGAGATCCTGGTCGATCGGATCCAGCAGAGCTTCGAGCGCGACGCGGCGAGCGAGTGGGAGGTCCGGCGGACATCGCTCAATCGTGACCAGGCCAAGGCCGACCACAAGCTGGCCATGGACAACCAGAAGCTGGCGATCAAGCGGTACGAGCTGGAACTGGCACGGCTTGAACGCTATCGGATTGACGCACCGTTCGACGGCGTGGTGCTCCGTCGGCTGGTGGAGCCGGGCGCGACCGTCCAGCGTGAGGACGAGCTGCTGATCGTCGCGAGCCGAAGCCCGATCCGGGCGGACATCCACCTGCCAGCCCGCGTCTACGGGGCTTTGAAGGTCGGTGGGCAGTATCGGCTGATCGGATCGACGCCCGCCCCCGAAGAGCTGGTCGGCGAGCTGACGGTGGTGGACGCGATGATCGATCCGGCCAGCCAGACATTCCGGTGCATGTTCGAGATCGACAACCCGGACGGCGCCATCCCGGCGGGGTTTGTGGTACGGCTGGGGTCTCTCGACCCGATCGAGTGA
- a CDS encoding efflux RND transporter periplasmic adaptor subunit, giving the protein MSTSVHGVGDLAASTQQHSEDPFGLDGPPDQFLARFLAAQRAAGLALAGAMLRPERQGVVEVLALDPAPQAGEPRRPRWLADAMPNVSAVLTDGKPRVMPHQDTSGLYLGSPTGHVALLPLRGENDVRGVAVYLLGDSNPGSAQQSLRRLELAAAGVSLFELRQTFKRKQADLELMGGAVSLLATVAEHDRFRAAAMAACNEIAQRTKAMRVSLGILRGRYIHLLAMSQTEQLNRKMRVVQDIESAMEECLDQDVEILVPASPEADYVSRATAELSEKHGPSRILALPLRLEGTPEAVLLIELPSDQSLTLRQVEGLRLAADLLAPTLIRQSRSDRWFGARAAAWARRHVGELVGPRHTWAKLTAIGLLAFLLIATLYPARYRVDGSFVVKAAQRQIVSAPFAGYLATVNVEPGDTVIPHITILATLDTADLYLERASLLAEIEGFEKDLATARRDGEIAELQIAQARIDEARARADLIAYRIEQASIRSTVPGVVIEGDLKQQIGVALELGQPLFEIAPLDDLYAELSVTESRINEVEPGQTGLFASVASPGKYLPFTVDRINPAAEVVEGRNVFKVRLRFDEPDATLQPGMQGVGKIDAGQRPLIYIWTRDAIRWLRMKLWV; this is encoded by the coding sequence ATGTCTACCTCTGTCCACGGCGTCGGTGACCTTGCCGCGTCTACGCAACAGCATTCTGAAGACCCGTTCGGCCTCGACGGCCCGCCGGACCAGTTTTTGGCGCGCTTCCTGGCAGCCCAGCGAGCCGCGGGGCTGGCACTTGCTGGCGCGATGCTCCGACCCGAACGGCAGGGCGTGGTCGAGGTCCTGGCACTGGACCCGGCACCTCAGGCTGGTGAGCCCCGCCGCCCGCGTTGGCTTGCCGATGCCATGCCCAACGTCTCCGCTGTGCTGACCGACGGCAAGCCCCGGGTGATGCCTCATCAGGACACCAGCGGGCTCTACCTCGGATCGCCGACCGGTCATGTCGCGCTGCTGCCCTTGCGTGGCGAGAACGACGTTCGTGGCGTTGCGGTCTATCTACTTGGCGACAGCAACCCGGGCAGCGCCCAGCAATCTCTGCGTCGTCTGGAGCTTGCCGCTGCGGGAGTCAGTCTTTTTGAGCTGCGGCAGACGTTCAAGCGAAAGCAGGCCGATCTCGAACTCATGGGCGGGGCCGTCTCGCTGCTCGCGACCGTCGCGGAGCACGATCGTTTCCGCGCTGCCGCGATGGCGGCGTGCAACGAGATCGCGCAGCGCACCAAAGCCATGCGTGTCTCACTAGGCATTCTTCGTGGGCGTTACATCCACCTGCTGGCGATGAGCCAGACCGAGCAACTCAATCGCAAGATGCGCGTGGTCCAGGACATCGAGTCGGCGATGGAGGAGTGCCTCGACCAGGACGTCGAGATTCTCGTGCCGGCGTCTCCCGAGGCGGATTATGTCTCTCGTGCGACAGCAGAGCTCTCGGAAAAACACGGGCCATCACGAATCCTCGCGCTGCCACTCCGGCTAGAAGGCACGCCCGAGGCGGTGCTGCTGATCGAACTACCGTCCGATCAGTCGCTGACGCTCCGGCAGGTCGAGGGCCTACGGCTGGCCGCCGACCTGCTCGCGCCGACGCTGATCCGCCAATCGCGATCGGACCGCTGGTTCGGGGCTAGGGCAGCTGCGTGGGCGCGTCGGCACGTGGGGGAGTTGGTCGGGCCTCGGCACACCTGGGCGAAGCTGACGGCGATCGGCTTGCTGGCCTTCCTGCTGATCGCGACGCTTTATCCGGCGCGGTATCGAGTCGATGGCTCGTTTGTTGTGAAGGCCGCCCAGCGGCAGATCGTCTCGGCACCCTTCGCCGGCTATCTCGCCACGGTGAATGTCGAGCCTGGCGACACGGTCATCCCGCACATCACGATTCTGGCCACGCTGGACACCGCCGACCTCTATCTCGAACGAGCCTCGTTGCTGGCTGAGATCGAGGGTTTTGAGAAGGACCTGGCAACCGCCCGCCGGGATGGCGAGATCGCGGAGCTTCAGATCGCCCAGGCCAGGATTGATGAAGCCCGGGCCCGCGCTGACCTCATCGCCTACCGCATCGAGCAGGCGTCGATCCGATCGACGGTCCCGGGTGTGGTGATTGAGGGTGATCTCAAGCAGCAGATCGGCGTCGCGCTCGAGTTGGGGCAACCGCTGTTTGAGATCGCTCCGCTCGACGATCTGTACGCTGAGCTATCGGTGACCGAATCGCGCATCAACGAGGTCGAGCCGGGTCAGACCGGGCTGTTCGCCTCAGTGGCGAGTCCTGGCAAGTACTTGCCGTTCACGGTTGATCGCATCAACCCCGCTGCGGAGGTCGTCGAAGGTCGCAATGTCTTTAAGGTCCGCCTGCGGTTTGATGAGCCCGACGCCACGCTCCAGCCGGGAATGCAAGGCGTCGGCAAGATCGATGCCGGCCAGCGACCTCTGATCTACATCTGGACGCGCGACGCGATCCGATGGCTCCGCATGAAGCTCTGGGTCTAA
- a CDS encoding phosphoribosylaminoimidazolecarboxamide formyltransferase, whose translation MDIELRYGCNPNQTGARVMMPEGQTPLRVVNGGASYINVLDALRGWQLVRELKAVTGKPSAASYKHVSPAGSAIAGKLTETFCRGHLIDDGPNLSPIATAYAKARSSDRSASFGDFVALSEPADESLARLLKPEVSDGIIAPGYSAEALEILKAKKGGKYLILDIDPTYEPPELEERVEFGMRLEQKRNDQVISPELLKRVVTEKQDFTHGAAEALMVATVTLKHTQSNSVALAVSGQAVGIGAGQQSRIACTRLACAKAEAWLLKTHPRVLDLPFREGLARAEKVNVIDQFVRWQELGPIEQQQVRGALTADAVPITPSEREAYLQQFDDLAISSDAFFPFRDNLDRAARTGVRAVLQAGGSKRDEDLIAAANEHGMVMAMSGVRFFLH comes from the coding sequence ATGGACATCGAGCTTCGATACGGATGCAACCCGAACCAGACCGGGGCCCGGGTGATGATGCCGGAGGGCCAGACCCCGCTGCGGGTGGTCAACGGGGGGGCGAGCTATATCAATGTGCTGGACGCCCTGCGGGGGTGGCAGTTAGTCCGGGAGCTGAAAGCGGTGACGGGGAAGCCCTCGGCGGCGTCATACAAGCACGTCAGCCCGGCGGGGTCGGCAATCGCGGGGAAGCTGACCGAGACCTTCTGCCGGGGGCATTTGATCGATGATGGGCCGAATCTGTCGCCGATTGCCACGGCGTACGCGAAGGCACGGAGTTCGGATCGATCGGCGTCGTTTGGGGACTTTGTGGCGTTGAGCGAGCCGGCGGACGAGTCGCTGGCGCGTCTGCTCAAGCCGGAGGTGTCGGACGGGATCATCGCGCCGGGCTATTCGGCAGAGGCCTTGGAGATTCTCAAGGCCAAGAAAGGTGGGAAGTACCTCATCCTGGACATCGACCCGACCTACGAACCACCTGAGCTGGAGGAGCGGGTCGAGTTCGGGATGCGGCTGGAGCAGAAGCGGAATGATCAGGTGATCAGCCCGGAGCTGCTCAAGCGGGTGGTGACGGAGAAACAGGACTTCACGCATGGGGCGGCGGAGGCGCTGATGGTGGCGACGGTGACGCTCAAGCACACGCAGTCGAACTCGGTCGCGCTGGCGGTGAGCGGTCAGGCGGTGGGAATCGGGGCGGGGCAGCAGAGCCGGATCGCGTGCACGCGGCTGGCGTGCGCCAAGGCGGAGGCGTGGCTGCTCAAGACACACCCGCGGGTGCTGGACCTTCCGTTTCGGGAAGGGCTGGCGCGGGCGGAGAAGGTGAACGTGATCGATCAGTTTGTGCGCTGGCAGGAACTGGGGCCGATCGAGCAGCAGCAGGTGCGTGGAGCGTTGACGGCGGACGCGGTGCCGATCACGCCCAGTGAGCGCGAGGCGTATCTCCAGCAGTTTGATGACCTGGCGATCAGCTCGGACGCGTTTTTCCCGTTCCGGGATAATCTGGATCGGGCGGCGCGGACGGGTGTGCGCGCGGTGCTGCAGGCGGGCGGATCGAAGCGGGATGAGGACTTAATCGCGGCGGCGAACGAGCACGGGATGGTGATGGCGATGTCGGGGGTGCGGTTCTTTCTGCACTAA
- a CDS encoding DNA polymerase III subunit, with protein MRNLIGQQHAIDLLTRQLASGRLHHAYIFHGPAGVGKMTAALAFAGAYLCQQPADGQPCNTCPSCNHLGETLLNATGLDQLTDDPTELDLSQVGGGHPDLHIITKELARYADDADIRKRKLTQIPTEILREQLIEPAYHAPVLSGRKVFIVDEAELLNLTGQNTLLKTLEEPPAGTMIILVTSSEDRLLPTIRSRCQRIGFIPLDDQHVRDFLTRRAQDLSADDTERLVALADGSLGRAHIALTFNLIEPALIVERGLKEIENGRPQPELGAEIHQTIDTFAAAWVEKHAGASKEAANRLGLSLMVALISGIARRRLTTLAPTLDPDTPETSDQVMAGPLGTIDAVERWQRLVRTNVNLSLACDHLVASIERAALS; from the coding sequence ATGCGAAACCTCATCGGCCAGCAGCACGCCATCGACCTCCTCACCCGGCAACTCGCCTCGGGCCGACTCCACCACGCCTATATCTTCCACGGACCCGCCGGCGTCGGCAAAATGACCGCCGCCCTCGCCTTCGCCGGCGCCTACCTCTGCCAACAACCCGCCGACGGCCAACCCTGCAACACCTGCCCCTCCTGCAACCACCTCGGCGAAACCCTCCTCAACGCCACAGGCCTCGACCAACTCACCGATGACCCCACCGAACTCGACCTCAGTCAGGTAGGCGGAGGTCATCCCGACCTCCACATCATCACCAAGGAACTCGCCCGCTACGCCGACGACGCCGACATCCGCAAACGCAAACTCACCCAGATCCCCACCGAGATCCTCCGCGAACAACTCATCGAACCCGCCTATCACGCCCCCGTCCTCAGCGGGCGCAAAGTCTTCATCGTCGATGAAGCCGAACTCCTCAACCTCACCGGCCAGAACACCCTCCTCAAAACCCTCGAAGAACCCCCCGCCGGCACCATGATCATCCTCGTCACCTCCTCCGAGGACCGGCTCCTCCCCACCATCCGATCACGCTGCCAACGCATCGGCTTCATCCCCCTCGACGACCAGCACGTCCGCGACTTCCTCACCCGCCGCGCACAAGACCTGTCCGCAGACGATACAGAGAGACTCGTCGCCCTCGCCGATGGCAGCCTCGGCCGCGCGCATATTGCGTTGACGTTCAACCTCATCGAACCAGCTTTGATCGTCGAGCGCGGCCTCAAAGAGATCGAAAACGGCCGACCGCAGCCCGAACTCGGTGCCGAAATTCACCAGACCATCGACACCTTCGCCGCCGCCTGGGTCGAAAAACACGCCGGGGCGTCCAAAGAAGCCGCCAACCGCCTCGGCCTGAGCCTCATGGTCGCGCTGATCTCTGGTATCGCCCGCCGCCGCCTCACCACCCTCGCCCCCACCTTAGACCCTGATACACCCGAGACTTCCGATCAGGTTATGGCCGGCCCCCTCGGCACCATCGACGCCGTCGAACGCTGGCAACGCCTCGTGCGCACCAACGTCAACCTCTCCCTCGCCTGCGATCACCTCGTTGCCAGCATCGAACGCGCCGCCCTAAGCTGA
- a CDS encoding ferredoxin--NADP reductase, which yields MSEDNPYNARLLERIDFNPELAAFRVAYEDGTAIDFEPGQFATLGVIDHEAAPNPRRKGPKLIRRAYSIASAPRQKEYLEFFIVRVDEGKLTPRLWELKAGDGLFMDPKLKGHFTLEGVPEGKDLVMIGTGTGLAPYLSMFEQYRGAGRWRKIVIIHGTRLAADLGYRGDLEEAAREDASLVYVPICTREPDTSNWSGLRGRVHVVLESERYRELTGVELTPEDSHVFLCGNPAMIDQCQEELEARGWVTKGREHPDGNLHFERYW from the coding sequence ATGAGTGAGGACAATCCCTACAACGCGCGGCTGCTGGAACGGATCGATTTCAACCCGGAGCTGGCGGCGTTTCGCGTGGCTTATGAGGATGGGACGGCGATTGATTTTGAGCCGGGTCAGTTTGCGACGCTGGGGGTGATCGACCATGAGGCGGCGCCGAATCCGAGGCGGAAGGGTCCGAAGCTGATTCGGCGGGCGTACTCGATCGCGTCGGCGCCGAGGCAGAAGGAATACCTGGAGTTTTTCATTGTGCGGGTGGATGAGGGGAAGCTGACGCCACGGTTGTGGGAACTGAAGGCGGGCGATGGGTTGTTCATGGATCCGAAGCTCAAGGGGCATTTCACGCTGGAGGGTGTGCCGGAGGGCAAGGACCTGGTGATGATCGGGACGGGGACGGGGTTGGCGCCGTATCTGTCGATGTTCGAGCAGTATCGGGGGGCGGGTCGTTGGCGGAAGATCGTCATCATTCACGGGACGCGGCTGGCGGCGGACCTTGGGTATCGTGGTGATCTGGAGGAGGCGGCGAGGGAGGATGCGTCGCTGGTGTATGTGCCGATCTGTACGCGGGAGCCGGACACGTCGAACTGGAGTGGTTTGCGGGGTCGGGTGCACGTGGTGCTGGAGTCGGAGCGTTACCGTGAGCTGACGGGGGTGGAGCTTACGCCTGAGGATTCACATGTGTTTTTGTGCGGTAATCCGGCGATGATCGATCAGTGTCAGGAAGAGTTGGAGGCGCGGGGGTGGGTGACGAAGGGTCGTGAGCACCCGGACGGGAATCTGCATTTTGAGAGGTATTGGTAG
- a CDS encoding FHA domain-containing protein, whose protein sequence is MNIELVMFKADGSHRAFPLSTGNVIVGRAAGCDLRIPLASVSRKHCVFEVEDDAVTVRDLGSSNGTHHNGLRITDAQLEPGDEITIGPVVFRVLVDGQPDDLEPVISVIPAQSRTDAEEPTSPQPSPTQALSRED, encoded by the coding sequence ATGAACATCGAACTCGTCATGTTCAAAGCCGACGGCAGCCACAGGGCCTTCCCCCTGAGCACCGGCAATGTCATCGTCGGCCGCGCCGCCGGCTGCGACCTCCGCATCCCCCTCGCCTCCGTCTCACGCAAGCACTGCGTCTTCGAGGTCGAAGACGACGCCGTCACCGTCCGCGACCTTGGCTCCTCCAACGGCACTCACCACAACGGCCTCCGCATCACCGATGCCCAACTCGAGCCCGGCGACGAAATCACTATCGGCCCCGTCGTCTTCCGCGTCCTCGTCGATGGCCAACCCGATGACCTCGAACCCGTCATCTCCGTCATCCCCGCCCAAAGCCGCACCGACGCCGAAGAACCAACCTCGCCCCAGCCATCCCCCACCCAAGCCCTCTCCCGCGAGGACTAA